Proteins encoded together in one Mycobacterium sp. MS1601 window:
- a CDS encoding carboxymuconolactone decarboxylase family protein, with protein MTSEGSHEASYQRGISIRKAVLGEAHVQKSLDAVSDFSRPIQELVSEYCWGEVWSREGIDRKTRSMLNLAMLTALNRGHELGVHVRGAINNGVTPAQIQEVLIQSAIYVGVPAALESFRVAERVLKEMDIDV; from the coding sequence GTGACAAGCGAAGGCTCCCATGAAGCCAGCTACCAGCGCGGAATCTCGATCCGGAAGGCGGTACTCGGCGAAGCCCACGTCCAGAAGTCGCTCGACGCGGTGAGCGACTTCTCCCGGCCCATACAGGAATTGGTGTCGGAGTACTGCTGGGGTGAGGTCTGGTCACGCGAGGGCATCGACCGTAAGACCCGTTCCATGCTGAACCTCGCGATGCTGACGGCACTCAACCGTGGACACGAACTGGGAGTGCACGTCCGCGGAGCGATCAACAACGGTGTGACACCCGCCCAAATCCAGGAGGTGCTCATCCAGTCCGCGATTTACGTCGGAGTGCCGGCCGCACTCGAGTCGTTCCGCGTCGCAGAACGAGTGTTGAAAGAGATGGACATCGATGTCTGA
- a CDS encoding ABC transporter substrate-binding protein, with protein sequence MNGLGRRLTAAVIAASTAVAMSGCVSRPDSGGASGDGGTIRFTFAPDPVWDYITDQGILAEMEQESGIKIEASSTWDEFGVFAGGHADIVSSASYEVPVIEEETGRDTIIIGKYNMDRSVIIARADNPANTLADLKGQDISAFTAVSATLVWGAYAKKLHDVDFRSGGGDYNIVVSDPQQQAELVEKGEVAACVCLPEFAAPGLRSGELKVLYDGKASSDMYSELVVEGHQGPMINVFLAGSEWAEENPEQVEFFLDVWQRGLSEWEANKATIIETYPQHFAVEAPEDIAFVQNYVDDHDWFVRDIRFDQAWADNESKVFPLLQETGFMDQDQALPKFRPSEQGGAS encoded by the coding sequence GTGAACGGTCTGGGACGCCGGCTGACGGCCGCCGTGATAGCCGCCTCGACAGCGGTCGCGATGTCCGGGTGTGTCTCCCGGCCCGATTCGGGCGGAGCCAGTGGTGACGGCGGAACCATCCGCTTCACCTTCGCTCCCGACCCGGTTTGGGACTACATCACCGACCAGGGAATTCTCGCCGAAATGGAGCAGGAGTCCGGGATCAAGATCGAAGCGTCGTCCACCTGGGATGAATTCGGTGTCTTCGCAGGAGGTCACGCCGACATCGTGTCGTCGGCCTCCTATGAGGTGCCGGTGATCGAAGAGGAAACCGGTCGCGACACGATCATCATCGGCAAGTACAACATGGACCGCAGCGTCATCATCGCCCGCGCCGACAATCCGGCGAACACCCTCGCCGACCTCAAGGGCCAGGACATCTCGGCCTTCACCGCGGTCTCGGCCACGCTGGTGTGGGGCGCCTACGCCAAGAAGCTGCATGACGTCGACTTCCGTTCCGGTGGAGGCGATTACAACATCGTCGTCTCGGATCCGCAGCAGCAGGCCGAGCTCGTCGAGAAGGGTGAGGTAGCGGCATGCGTCTGCCTGCCCGAGTTCGCCGCGCCCGGTTTGCGCAGCGGCGAGCTGAAGGTGCTCTACGACGGCAAGGCCTCCTCGGACATGTATTCCGAACTCGTCGTCGAAGGCCACCAGGGGCCCATGATCAACGTCTTCCTCGCCGGCTCGGAGTGGGCCGAGGAGAACCCGGAGCAGGTCGAGTTCTTCCTCGACGTCTGGCAGCGTGGGCTTTCCGAGTGGGAAGCCAACAAAGCCACCATCATCGAGACCTACCCGCAGCACTTCGCCGTCGAGGCGCCTGAGGACATCGCATTCGTCCAGAACTACGTCGACGACCACGACTGGTTCGTCCGCGACATCCGGTTCGACCAGGCCTGGGCCGACAACGAGTCAAAGGTGTTCCCGCTACTGCAGGAGACCGGGTTCATGGACCAGGATCAGGCGCTGCCGAAGTTCCGTCCGTCCGAGCAGGGCGGCGCTTCGTGA
- a CDS encoding LLM class F420-dependent oxidoreductase — protein sequence MRTGIFMSYSGGFRQAAEQVVEFEKLGVDIALVAEAYSYDAISQLGYLAAKTSTIELGSGVVPIYTRTPTLLAMTAAGLDYVSDGRFRLGIGTSGPQVMEGFHGVPFDAPMGRTREVVEICRQVWRREKVNFNGKHYQVPLPAGQGTGLGKPLRLINHPVRESIPITIAALGPKNVELSAEIADGWQPVFFYPEKADSVWGESLRAGAAKRDPALGPLDVVVSASLAIGDHVEDRLAWAKPQLALYIGGMGARGQNFYHKLATRYGYGAEADHIQDLFLAGRKEDAINAVPDDLVRNVSLVGPVSFVKERLAAFAEAGVTTMLVHPLAAEDREAVGFVEQLVALTS from the coding sequence ATGCGCACAGGCATCTTCATGAGCTACTCGGGCGGCTTTCGCCAGGCCGCAGAACAGGTGGTCGAGTTCGAGAAGCTCGGCGTCGACATCGCCCTGGTGGCCGAGGCCTACTCCTACGACGCGATCAGCCAGCTCGGGTACCTGGCGGCCAAGACCTCGACAATCGAACTGGGCAGCGGCGTAGTGCCGATCTACACCCGCACGCCGACGCTGTTGGCGATGACGGCCGCCGGGCTGGACTACGTGTCCGACGGCCGGTTCCGACTCGGCATCGGCACCTCAGGCCCCCAGGTTATGGAGGGCTTCCACGGCGTGCCGTTCGACGCCCCGATGGGGCGCACCCGCGAGGTCGTGGAGATCTGCCGGCAGGTGTGGCGCCGCGAGAAGGTGAACTTCAACGGCAAGCACTACCAGGTGCCGCTGCCCGCCGGCCAGGGCACCGGCCTGGGCAAACCGCTGCGCCTCATCAATCACCCTGTGCGCGAAAGTATTCCGATCACCATCGCTGCTCTCGGACCAAAGAACGTGGAGCTGTCCGCAGAGATCGCCGACGGTTGGCAGCCGGTGTTCTTCTACCCCGAGAAGGCCGACTCGGTGTGGGGCGAGTCGCTGCGCGCCGGTGCTGCCAAGCGGGATCCCGCACTGGGCCCGCTGGATGTCGTGGTGTCGGCCAGCCTGGCGATCGGCGACCATGTCGAAGACCGATTGGCCTGGGCCAAACCACAATTGGCGCTCTACATCGGCGGCATGGGTGCTCGTGGGCAGAACTTCTATCACAAACTGGCCACCCGCTACGGCTACGGCGCCGAGGCCGATCACATCCAGGATCTGTTCCTGGCCGGCCGCAAGGAAGACGCCATCAATGCCGTGCCAGATGACCTGGTGCGCAACGTCTCCCTGGTGGGCCCTGTGTCATTTGTGAAGGAGCGGCTGGCCGCGTTCGCCGAAGCCGGGGTGACCACGATGCTGGTACACCCGCTGGCCGCCGAAGACCGAGAGGCCGTCGGCTTCGTCGAGCAGCTGGTGGCGCTGACATCCTGA
- a CDS encoding carboxymuconolactone decarboxylase family protein: protein MALTPHQQEVKDEFIRVRGTWSDLWESILRLDPAFLQAYTTFSSVPWRSGHNHLDDKTKELIFIAVDAAATHMYAPGVRQHIKAAFVAGATPAEIMEVIELTSTLGIHAMNIGVPILAQVLLEKGLRTGPGPLDANQERIKTEFTENRGYWHSFWDEMLELDPDMFEAYTNFSSVPWKTGTLSPKLKEFVYIAFDTAATHLYVPGLKLHIENAIGYGATAGEILEVMEIASVIGIHAATTAVPILIEEAEAAGIALTPPGSGQPASDQNRRARSAI, encoded by the coding sequence ATGGCACTGACACCACACCAACAAGAAGTCAAGGACGAGTTCATCCGCGTTCGCGGCACGTGGAGCGATCTCTGGGAGAGCATCCTGCGACTCGACCCTGCCTTTCTGCAGGCCTACACCACCTTCTCGTCCGTGCCGTGGCGCAGCGGCCACAATCACCTCGACGACAAGACCAAGGAACTGATCTTCATCGCGGTCGACGCCGCCGCGACACACATGTACGCCCCAGGGGTACGACAGCACATCAAGGCCGCCTTCGTCGCCGGCGCGACTCCAGCCGAGATCATGGAGGTCATCGAATTGACCTCCACGCTGGGTATCCACGCCATGAACATCGGTGTGCCGATCCTGGCCCAGGTACTCCTCGAGAAAGGGCTGCGGACCGGACCCGGGCCGCTGGATGCCAACCAGGAACGGATCAAGACCGAGTTCACCGAAAACCGCGGCTACTGGCATTCCTTCTGGGACGAGATGCTCGAACTCGATCCCGACATGTTCGAGGCATACACCAACTTCTCGAGCGTGCCCTGGAAAACCGGGACACTGTCGCCCAAACTCAAGGAGTTCGTCTACATCGCATTCGACACCGCAGCCACCCACCTGTACGTCCCAGGTTTGAAATTGCATATCGAGAACGCGATCGGATACGGCGCGACAGCAGGCGAGATCCTGGAAGTGATGGAGATCGCGAGCGTCATCGGCATCCACGCCGCCACCACCGCGGTACCGATCCTCATCGAGGAAGCCGAGGCAGCGGGGATCGCACTCACCCCGCCCGGCTCCGGTCAGCCGGCGTCCGACCAGAACCGGCGCGCACGCTCGGCGATCTGA
- a CDS encoding NAD(P)-dependent oxidoreductase, with translation MSTKPARVGFIGLGNMGGRMTACLTRAGIDVLGFDTRPGAAEERGATSAATAAAVIAGSGIVMLSLPDSKTVETVIYSDPDLLASVRPGQVVVDLSTSAPESTRKIAADFDSRGARYLDAGISGGAAAAEKGTLTLMVGGDTDALDVARPTLELFATKIFWCGDSGAGHTVKLLNNFLNAVTLSATAEVMVAAKKANLDLETVLDVINASSGVNFASLNRFPKIIHGDYLEGGLTNTLMLKDVALYLDLVARLGVASLNAPGPVAAFGLARQLGYADQISNTVVDAIGDVSGGIRLHQPKGDPS, from the coding sequence ATGAGCACCAAACCGGCGAGGGTCGGCTTCATCGGGCTGGGAAACATGGGTGGTCGTATGACGGCGTGCCTGACCCGCGCGGGTATCGACGTACTCGGCTTCGACACCCGGCCGGGAGCTGCCGAGGAAAGAGGTGCCACCAGCGCAGCCACCGCAGCCGCAGTGATAGCCGGATCCGGTATTGTGATGCTCTCTCTTCCCGACAGCAAAACCGTTGAGACAGTGATCTATTCAGATCCAGATCTCCTCGCATCGGTGCGCCCCGGGCAAGTGGTTGTCGACCTGTCCACGTCGGCACCGGAGTCGACCCGAAAAATCGCCGCGGACTTCGACTCCCGCGGAGCACGCTACCTCGATGCCGGAATCTCAGGTGGCGCAGCAGCAGCCGAGAAGGGCACCCTCACACTGATGGTCGGAGGGGACACCGACGCACTCGATGTTGCTCGTCCCACACTGGAACTGTTCGCCACCAAGATCTTCTGGTGCGGGGACAGCGGCGCCGGGCACACCGTCAAGCTGCTGAACAACTTCCTCAACGCGGTGACGCTCTCGGCGACAGCCGAAGTCATGGTCGCGGCCAAGAAGGCCAACCTGGACCTCGAGACCGTCCTGGACGTCATCAACGCCAGCTCGGGGGTGAACTTCGCGAGCTTGAATCGCTTCCCGAAGATCATCCACGGCGACTATCTCGAGGGCGGTCTGACCAACACCCTGATGCTCAAAGACGTTGCGCTGTATCTCGATCTGGTGGCGAGACTCGGTGTCGCCAGCCTGAACGCGCCGGGCCCGGTAGCCGCCTTCGGTCTGGCTCGCCAACTCGGCTACGCCGATCAGATCAGCAACACCGTCGTCGACGCCATCGGCGACGTCTCAGGAGGGATCCGACTACACCAACCCAAGGGAGACCCTTCGTGA
- a CDS encoding NAD(P)-dependent oxidoreductase — MSEASAETLTIGFIGLGKMGGPMAALLVGGGHRVLGFDVSAHALGLLAEAGGTAVHSAAEAAAADVVVLMLPDSDVVTAVLHDDAVLAALTVDSIVVDMSSSEPLRTRELAEELAKHGVHLVDAPVSGGVRGAETGQLTIMVGGEIDIVERIKPVLQLLGKPTRAGAVGAGHAVKALNNLMSATHLWVTSEAVIAGREFGLDPEVMLAMFNTSSGRSGSTENKWPNFILPGSFDSGFGLQLMLKDMRIATALAKAVGIESLLGDKAVELWSRAADDLESTADHTEIARWIAAASHATDH; from the coding sequence ATGTCTGAGGCCTCCGCGGAAACGCTGACGATCGGGTTCATCGGACTCGGCAAGATGGGCGGCCCGATGGCTGCACTGCTGGTCGGCGGCGGACACCGGGTTCTCGGTTTTGATGTCTCTGCCCACGCACTCGGGCTCTTGGCCGAGGCCGGCGGCACGGCAGTGCATTCCGCAGCCGAGGCAGCGGCCGCCGATGTGGTGGTGTTGATGCTGCCGGATTCCGATGTCGTCACGGCCGTGCTCCATGACGACGCGGTACTCGCCGCCCTGACCGTCGACAGCATCGTCGTCGACATGAGTTCCTCCGAGCCGCTGCGCACCCGGGAACTCGCCGAGGAACTGGCCAAACACGGCGTCCACCTCGTCGATGCCCCCGTCTCGGGAGGTGTCCGCGGCGCGGAAACCGGTCAACTCACCATCATGGTCGGCGGCGAGATCGACATCGTGGAGCGGATAAAGCCAGTGCTGCAGCTACTCGGCAAGCCCACCCGGGCCGGTGCTGTCGGGGCGGGCCACGCAGTCAAGGCGCTCAACAACCTGATGTCGGCTACCCATCTATGGGTGACGAGCGAGGCTGTCATCGCCGGACGCGAGTTCGGCCTGGACCCCGAGGTGATGCTGGCGATGTTCAACACATCCAGCGGACGCAGCGGGTCGACCGAGAACAAATGGCCCAACTTCATCCTGCCGGGCAGCTTCGACTCCGGATTCGGCCTGCAGCTGATGCTCAAGGACATGAGAATCGCGACGGCGCTGGCCAAGGCAGTCGGAATCGAATCACTGCTGGGCGACAAGGCCGTCGAACTGTGGAGCCGAGCTGCCGACGATCTCGAATCGACCGCAGACCACACCGAGATCGCTCGGTGGATCGCAGCGGCCTCACACGCCACCGATCACTGA
- a CDS encoding dienelactone hydrolase family protein, whose translation MASTKKLFAKLRRRGPHRVLRGDLAFAGLPGVVYTPESGTNLPGVAFAHDWLTPAHSYAGTLEHLASWGIVAAAPDTEKGLAPSVLNLAFDLGTTLDIISGVRLGPGQISVHPNKLGAAGHGFGGSAAVFAAAGAPSRIKAVAPLFPSVTSPKAEQPAAGLAAPGLILTAPGDPMTLRSNAVELSRAWPAGTLRLVSGGKAGGLVEGRRLARAVGLPGADTSTQKIVRALLTGFLLAVLAGNRDYADFADPEAVLPKTEHDDPTEDPVDLENKVVALLKP comes from the coding sequence GTGGCCAGCACGAAGAAACTCTTCGCCAAACTACGTCGGCGCGGACCTCACCGCGTTCTCCGCGGTGACCTGGCCTTTGCCGGTCTACCAGGGGTGGTGTACACCCCGGAATCCGGTACCAATCTGCCGGGCGTCGCATTCGCCCACGATTGGCTCACACCGGCACACAGCTATGCGGGCACACTGGAACATCTGGCGTCCTGGGGAATCGTCGCCGCCGCCCCGGACACCGAAAAGGGGCTGGCCCCGTCGGTACTGAACCTGGCCTTCGACCTGGGCACCACCCTCGACATCATCTCCGGAGTCCGCCTCGGACCCGGCCAGATCAGCGTGCACCCGAACAAGTTGGGGGCCGCGGGCCACGGGTTCGGCGGATCGGCGGCGGTGTTCGCCGCGGCCGGCGCCCCGTCCCGGATCAAGGCCGTTGCTCCCCTGTTTCCGTCGGTGACCTCGCCGAAGGCCGAACAGCCTGCAGCCGGGTTGGCCGCGCCCGGACTGATACTCACCGCACCGGGCGATCCGATGACCCTGCGGTCCAACGCCGTGGAATTGTCCCGGGCATGGCCGGCGGGGACGTTGCGGCTGGTCAGCGGCGGCAAGGCCGGTGGGTTGGTGGAAGGCCGCCGGTTGGCCCGCGCCGTGGGCCTCCCGGGTGCGGACACGAGCACCCAGAAGATCGTCCGGGCGCTCCTGACTGGGTTCCTGCTGGCCGTACTGGCCGGCAACAGGGACTACGCCGACTTCGCCGACCCCGAGGCAGTGCTGCCGAAGACCGAGCACGACGATCCCACCGAGGATCCGGTGGACCTCGAGAACAAAGTGGTCGCCCTCCTCAAGCCCTGA
- a CDS encoding cupin domain-containing protein, producing the protein MIITTPQSQAGNTGKPGSQFTGTAYPYLTMPATDGVTINTVNFTPGARTHWHSHERGQILQILAGRGLIQAAGGPVHELRAGDTVWAPPGERHWHGAAPDSYMVHTAISLGVTAWEIPVTDDEYTTPDNQETQQ; encoded by the coding sequence GTGATCATCACGACACCCCAATCACAGGCCGGCAACACAGGCAAGCCGGGTTCGCAATTCACCGGTACCGCGTATCCGTATCTGACCATGCCGGCCACCGACGGCGTCACCATCAACACCGTCAACTTCACCCCAGGAGCCCGGACCCACTGGCACTCCCACGAGCGCGGCCAGATTCTCCAGATCCTGGCCGGCCGCGGCCTCATCCAGGCCGCGGGTGGACCCGTGCACGAACTGCGTGCCGGGGACACCGTATGGGCGCCCCCGGGGGAACGGCACTGGCACGGCGCCGCACCCGACAGCTACATGGTGCACACCGCGATCTCTCTCGGTGTCACCGCGTGGGAAATCCCGGTGACCGACGACGAATACACGACACCCGACAACCAGGAGACACAACAGTGA
- the glmS gene encoding glutamine--fructose-6-phosphate transaminase (isomerizing) produces MCGIVGYVGTRHARDVVVDALGRMEYRGYDSAGVALLDGKGGMTVRRRAGRLANLEAALAETDTAALQGSTGVGHTRWATHGRPTDRNAHPHRDAAGKIAVVHNGIIENYAMLRKELENAGVEFASDTDTEVAVHLVARAYHDGPTAGDFVQSVYAVLPRLEGHFTLVFANADDPGTIVAARRSTPLVVGVGEGEMFVGSDVAAFIEYTREAVELGQDQAVVITADGYTITDFTGDPNVDYRPFHIDWDLAAAEKGGYEYFMLKEIAEQPAAVADTLLGHFVDNRIVLDEQRLSDQELREIDKVFIVACGTAYHSGLLAKYAIEHWTRLPVEVELASEFRYRDPVLDRSTLVIAISQSGETADTLEAVRHAKEQKAKVLAVCNTNGSQIPRECDAVLYTRAGPEIGVASTKTFLAQVAANYLVGLALAQARGTKYPDEVLREYKELEAMPDLVSEVLTRMGPVNEIAHRFAPSSTVLFLGRHVGYPVALEGALKLKELAYMHAEGFAAGELKHGPIALIEDGLPVIVVMPSPKGAAMLHSKLLSNIREIQARGALTIVIAEEGDETVRPYADHLIEIPAVSTLFQPLLSTIPLQVFAAAVAQARGYDVDKPRNLAKSVTVE; encoded by the coding sequence ATGTGCGGAATCGTCGGATACGTGGGTACGCGTCACGCCCGCGACGTCGTCGTCGACGCGCTCGGCCGGATGGAGTACCGCGGCTACGACTCCGCCGGTGTGGCGCTGCTCGACGGTAAGGGCGGGATGACAGTCCGCCGGCGCGCGGGGCGCCTGGCCAACCTGGAAGCGGCGCTCGCCGAAACCGATACCGCGGCGCTGCAAGGCAGCACCGGCGTCGGTCACACTCGCTGGGCCACCCATGGCCGTCCCACCGACCGCAATGCTCACCCGCATCGCGACGCGGCAGGCAAGATCGCGGTCGTCCACAACGGCATCATCGAGAACTACGCGATGCTGCGGAAGGAGCTGGAGAACGCGGGCGTCGAGTTCGCCAGCGACACCGACACCGAGGTCGCGGTGCACCTGGTCGCCAGGGCGTATCACGACGGGCCCACCGCCGGCGACTTCGTGCAGTCGGTCTACGCCGTGTTGCCCAGGCTCGAGGGCCACTTCACCCTGGTGTTCGCCAACGCCGACGATCCCGGCACCATCGTCGCCGCCCGGCGCTCGACACCGCTGGTGGTGGGTGTCGGCGAGGGTGAGATGTTCGTGGGCTCCGATGTCGCTGCCTTCATCGAATACACCCGTGAGGCTGTCGAGCTGGGCCAGGACCAGGCCGTGGTCATTACCGCCGACGGCTACACCATCACCGACTTCACCGGCGATCCGAACGTCGACTACCGGCCCTTTCACATCGACTGGGACCTGGCTGCCGCCGAAAAGGGCGGCTATGAGTACTTCATGCTCAAAGAGATCGCCGAGCAGCCCGCGGCGGTCGCCGACACGCTGCTGGGCCACTTCGTCGACAACCGCATCGTGCTCGACGAGCAGCGCCTCTCCGATCAAGAACTGCGCGAGATCGACAAGGTCTTCATCGTCGCCTGCGGCACGGCGTACCACTCGGGGCTGCTGGCCAAGTACGCCATCGAGCACTGGACCCGGCTGCCCGTCGAGGTCGAGTTGGCCAGTGAATTCAGATACCGCGACCCGGTGTTGGACCGCAGCACCCTGGTGATCGCCATCAGTCAGTCCGGTGAGACGGCCGACACCCTCGAAGCGGTGCGTCACGCCAAGGAGCAGAAGGCCAAGGTGCTGGCCGTCTGCAACACCAACGGCAGCCAGATCCCTCGTGAATGCGACGCGGTGCTCTACACCCGCGCCGGGCCGGAGATCGGCGTGGCGTCCACCAAGACCTTCCTGGCGCAGGTGGCGGCCAACTACCTCGTCGGCCTCGCACTGGCGCAGGCGCGGGGAACCAAGTACCCCGACGAGGTGCTGCGCGAGTACAAAGAGCTCGAAGCCATGCCGGATCTGGTGTCCGAGGTGTTGACGCGGATGGGTCCGGTCAACGAGATCGCCCACCGGTTCGCGCCGTCGTCCACGGTGTTGTTCCTGGGTCGCCACGTCGGCTACCCGGTGGCGCTCGAAGGTGCGTTGAAGCTCAAGGAACTCGCCTACATGCACGCCGAGGGCTTCGCCGCCGGCGAACTCAAGCACGGCCCGATCGCCCTGATCGAGGACGGCCTGCCGGTGATCGTGGTGATGCCGTCACCCAAAGGCGCGGCGATGCTGCACTCCAAACTGCTGAGCAACATCCGCGAGATCCAGGCGCGCGGCGCGCTGACCATCGTGATCGCCGAGGAGGGGGACGAGACGGTACGGCCATACGCTGACCACCTCATCGAGATCCCGGCGGTGTCAACACTTTTCCAGCCGCTGCTGTCCACCATTCCGCTGCAGGTGTTCGCCGCGGCGGTGGCTCAGGCGCGTGGGTACGACGTGGACAAGCCGCGCAACCTGGCGAAGTCCGTCACCGTCGAGTAG
- a CDS encoding GntR family transcriptional regulator, whose product MAYQSAASRIAGQLRIEILHGEIAPGSRLSQLSIAERFGVSRIPVRDAIQLLASEGLLHPTAKATAIVTGMSVHELQELYELREAVEPLATQIAVPNVGRADILMMRRQMELMESTTEAPIWLSANAEFHAAVYKRASRPRMIEIVEQLRRLTDRYLYMHLEVIGQTDHLHAEHVGIMRAVESGDAALAARLTREHLATSHDFILSYLLEHPTAGGDEVISFHDGGHKEPAPGAKKRRGAQMKGTES is encoded by the coding sequence ATGGCATACCAAAGCGCAGCAAGCAGGATTGCCGGGCAGCTCCGCATCGAGATCCTGCACGGCGAGATCGCACCCGGGTCGCGACTGTCCCAGCTGAGCATCGCCGAGCGTTTCGGCGTGAGCCGTATTCCGGTCCGCGATGCCATCCAACTCCTGGCCAGCGAGGGCTTGCTCCATCCGACGGCCAAGGCCACCGCGATCGTCACCGGCATGTCGGTGCACGAACTCCAAGAGCTCTACGAACTGCGCGAAGCGGTCGAACCACTCGCCACCCAGATCGCCGTGCCGAACGTCGGCCGCGCCGACATCTTGATGATGCGCAGGCAGATGGAACTGATGGAGTCCACCACCGAGGCGCCGATCTGGTTGTCCGCCAACGCCGAATTCCATGCCGCCGTGTACAAGCGGGCCAGCAGACCACGGATGATCGAGATTGTCGAGCAGCTCCGTCGCCTCACCGACCGGTATCTGTACATGCATCTGGAGGTGATCGGACAAACCGATCACCTCCACGCCGAACACGTCGGCATCATGCGCGCTGTCGAGAGCGGCGACGCCGCCCTTGCCGCCAGGCTCACCCGCGAACACCTGGCCACCTCACACGATTTCATCCTCTCCTACCTACTCGAACACCCGACTGCCGGCGGCGATGAGGTCATCAGCTTCCACGACGGCGGTCACAAAGAACCCGCACCCGGCGCAAAGAAGCGGCGGGGCGCTCAAATGAAGGGAACAGAATCGTGA
- a CDS encoding alpha/beta fold hydrolase — MGACRRPCPESRLAPIDLNVPDVRIAGADDIGHFRSAQAFAHFLRHYRACCAAMPQIAEIHDVPTGFGTVRIYRFAGGAGTPMLLLPGRNGPTPVYGTNLPPLLQHRDVYCLDLLGEPGLSVQTAPIVDAADQACWLDQALAGLGLERLHLCGISIGGWAAVNYAVRCPGRAATLVLLDPAMTFDRIPVPMLAASIPMVVPGVPHWVRRRLLSWIAGGSDIGEAAPAADLISAATNDFVLRLPAPTRFTDAQLRGLDIPVLALLGGRSVVVRAERAASNARKLLRKGEIEVWPDASHAINGEYPCQIAERARRFWSDAG; from the coding sequence ATGGGGGCATGCCGTAGACCATGCCCAGAGTCTAGACTCGCCCCCATCGACCTCAACGTTCCTGACGTACGCATCGCCGGCGCCGATGACATCGGCCACTTCCGCAGCGCGCAGGCCTTCGCACATTTCCTGCGCCACTACCGCGCGTGTTGTGCGGCGATGCCGCAGATCGCCGAGATCCACGATGTGCCGACGGGATTCGGAACGGTGCGCATCTACCGGTTCGCCGGGGGAGCGGGCACCCCGATGCTGCTGCTACCGGGACGCAACGGACCCACCCCGGTGTACGGCACCAATCTGCCGCCCTTGCTGCAACACCGCGACGTGTACTGCCTGGACCTGCTCGGCGAGCCGGGCCTGTCGGTGCAGACCGCACCCATCGTCGATGCCGCCGATCAGGCGTGTTGGCTCGATCAGGCGCTCGCCGGATTGGGTCTCGAGCGCCTGCATCTGTGCGGCATCTCTATCGGCGGCTGGGCGGCGGTCAACTATGCAGTCCGGTGTCCTGGCCGCGCTGCGACACTTGTCCTGTTGGACCCGGCGATGACGTTCGACCGCATTCCCGTGCCGATGCTGGCTGCCTCGATCCCGATGGTGGTTCCCGGTGTGCCGCACTGGGTCCGGCGTCGCCTGCTGAGCTGGATCGCCGGCGGATCGGATATCGGTGAGGCGGCGCCGGCGGCCGACTTGATCAGCGCCGCCACCAATGACTTTGTGCTGAGGCTTCCGGCGCCCACGAGGTTCACCGATGCGCAGTTGCGGGGCCTGGATATCCCGGTGCTGGCGCTGCTGGGTGGCCGCAGCGTGGTCGTGCGGGCCGAGCGCGCCGCCAGTAATGCACGAAAGCTGTTGCGGAAGGGCGAAATCGAGGTGTGGCCGGATGCCTCACATGCGATCAACGGCGAGTATCCGTGTCAGATCGCCGAGCGTGCGCGCCGGTTCTGGTCGGACGCCGGCTGA